The following proteins come from a genomic window of Methanocaldococcus sp.:
- a CDS encoding DUF2226 domain-containing protein translates to MIKIVEGEFIKTLTDGNLENLVKELDRGYILIMVKENNKLHEGYIFVEDGEIVGYYYTDNHLEESIGKPDKVLELLNKENKIIELYRYDKEKLDLMKWLYPEIFVKKHKVSKKESKKEEKEEIKENYLQIKLTIPLDKIISANVKDFESYLEDGKYKLINVYRKVNGFYEIGYIIYYGHTPIAAAYECKYGVLLGKDACEKIEELLKDENSVIDVYEFDEKKLTVLLDEFPEMKIEKEQKEDVIDVKLYEKEEAPILTSYEEDVELSREELLKKLGISEPDEGWIESILEDLLRPSDEELKELKNRIEREIYEKIKNIDGVDDVYLDINVKWENNRYYIYGDITVKRKKILGIIKKDVDPSIIKFEIDNIIKKHLSKYTSRLSLHIE, encoded by the coding sequence ATGATAAAGATTGTTGAAGGAGAATTTATAAAAACACTAACTGATGGAAATCTAGAAAATTTAGTAAAGGAGTTGGATAGAGGGTATATTCTTATTATGGTAAAAGAAAATAATAAACTACATGAAGGTTACATTTTTGTAGAAGACGGAGAAATAGTTGGTTATTACTATACTGATAATCATTTAGAGGAAAGCATTGGAAAACCAGACAAGGTTTTAGAACTTTTAAATAAAGAAAATAAAATTATCGAATTATATAGATATGATAAGGAAAAGTTAGATTTAATGAAGTGGCTATATCCAGAAATATTTGTAAAAAAACATAAAGTATCTAAAAAAGAAAGTAAAAAAGAAGAGAAAGAAGAAATAAAAGAAAATTATTTACAAATAAAATTAACTATACCTCTTGACAAGATTATTTCTGCAAATGTTAAAGATTTTGAATCATATTTAGAAGATGGAAAATATAAATTAATTAATGTTTATAGAAAAGTTAATGGTTTCTATGAAATTGGATATATAATATACTACGGACATACGCCAATTGCCGCCGCTTATGAATGTAAATATGGGGTTTTATTAGGAAAAGATGCATGTGAAAAAATAGAAGAACTATTAAAAGATGAAAATTCAGTTATTGATGTATATGAATTCGATGAAAAAAAATTAACTGTTTTATTAGATGAATTCCCAGAGATGAAAATTGAAAAAGAACAAAAAGAAGATGTTATTGATGTGAAATTATATGAAAAAGAAGAGGCTCCTATATTAACAAGCTATGAAGAAGATGTAGAACTTTCCAGAGAAGAACTATTAAAAAAATTAGGTATATCTGAACCTGATGAAGGATGGATTGAATCTATACTTGAAGATCTATTAAGACCTAGTGATGAAGAATTAAAAGAACTAAAAAATAGGATAGAAAGAGAAATTTATGAAAAAATTAAAAATATCGATGGAGTAGATGATGTATATCTAGATATAAATGTTAAATGGGAAAATAATAGATACTATATATATGGGGACATTACTGTGAAAAGAAAGAAAATTTTAGGGATTATAAAGAAAGATGTAGATCCATCAATAATTAAATTTGAAATTGATAATATTATAAAAAAACATTTATCTAAATATACTTCAAGATTATCACTACATATTGAGTAA
- a CDS encoding roadblock/LC7 domain-containing protein, whose amino-acid sequence MEATTIFLILFILGVFIGIGLYFFKEREKRKTYKLIEMEVIENLKELKAYMDTGDKEFSKEFDLVEIALTYDIGDIIVVDDEGLIIASTLKDADDIGAIDLGIFEYAKKFYKDIKKIIIQRKDKYIYIYPIKLCNEHLYIILESKIMLEIVDEREIIKKTCNVIKNYFKEFEDLNVEKSDDFK is encoded by the coding sequence ATGGAAGCTACAACAATATTTTTGATTCTCTTTATATTGGGGGTTTTTATAGGAATAGGGCTTTATTTTTTCAAAGAACGTGAAAAAAGGAAAACTTATAAACTAATTGAGATGGAAGTTATTGAAAATCTTAAAGAGTTAAAAGCTTATATGGATACAGGGGATAAAGAATTCTCTAAAGAATTTGATTTAGTAGAAATTGCTTTAACATATGATATTGGAGATATTATTGTTGTCGATGATGAAGGATTAATTATTGCCTCTACATTAAAAGATGCTGATGATATTGGAGCTATAGACTTGGGGATATTTGAGTATGCAAAGAAATTTTATAAAGATATTAAAAAAATAATTATTCAAAGAAAAGATAAGTATATCTATATATATCCTATTAAATTATGTAACGAGCACTTATATATAATCTTAGAATCAAAAATTATGCTTGAAATAGTTGATGAAAGAGAAATCATTAAAAAAACTTGTAATGTTATTAAAAACTATTTCAAAGAGTTTGAAGATCTTAATGTTGAAAAATCTGATGATTTTAAATAG
- a CDS encoding D-aminoacyl-tRNA deacylase: MKFLLISSNKDLASKNIASHLKEYFDIFETDKELLELKSSDLEDADYYIFLSKHRSKANQPSLTVHTPGNLTENNDFGGNPKEVCPCDAILNTLLLKNIYKNYNIYYENNKISKFDVSFEVVHHSPTDLNAPTVFVEIGSSEKEWILKEAGEIIAKSVLETIEMIKNRDYEDRLKVIGFGGGHYAPKFTKLALEYDKYYFGYLIPKYASVSEDVLNQLVNKMEVDKVLIDWKGCRGEDKKRYMEFFKNKGIDVERV; encoded by the coding sequence ATGAAATTTTTATTAATATCTTCAAATAAAGATTTGGCAAGTAAAAACATAGCCAGTCATTTAAAAGAGTATTTTGATATCTTTGAAACTGATAAAGAGTTGTTGGAATTAAAAAGTTCAGATTTGGAGGATGCTGATTACTACATATTTTTATCAAAGCATAGAAGTAAAGCAAATCAGCCATCTCTAACAGTCCATACTCCAGGAAATTTAACAGAAAATAATGATTTTGGTGGAAATCCTAAAGAAGTTTGTCCATGTGATGCTATTTTAAACACACTTCTATTGAAAAATATCTATAAAAACTACAATATATATTATGAAAATAATAAAATCTCTAAATTTGATGTCTCTTTTGAAGTAGTTCATCACTCACCTACTGATTTAAATGCCCCAACAGTATTTGTTGAAATAGGTAGTAGTGAAAAAGAATGGATTTTAAAGGAGGCTGGGGAAATTATAGCCAAGTCAGTTTTAGAAACTATTGAGATGATAAAAAATAGAGATTATGAAGATAGATTAAAAGTCATAGGATTTGGTGGAGGACATTATGCTCCTAAATTTACAAAACTTGCCTTAGAGTATGATAAATATTACTTCGGCTACTTGATTCCAAAGTATGCATCAGTTTCCGAAGATGTCTTAAATCAACTTGTTAATAAAATGGAAGTAGATAAGGTTCTTATAGATTGGAAAGGTTGTAGAGGAGAAGATAAAAAAAGATATATGGAATTCTTTAAAAATAAAGGAATAGATGTTGAAAGAGTTTAA
- the larB gene encoding nickel pincer cofactor biosynthesis protein LarB: MGLDLKQLLLDFKNGKISLEDVEKQIKLNYFEEIENILKLDVNRKFRTGIPEVVYGKGKEINEIIEAVLKLAEKNGIALATKIDNIEKLSDEIKKYDLKNYHIKINKKAKTLIIKDKNYTIKKIGKVGVITAGTSDIPIAEEAKETLEVMGVEVIISYDVGIAGIHRLFPTLKRMINNEVCCIIVIAGMEGALPSIVSSLVDIPVIGVPTSTSYGIKITPLLTMLHTCSPGLAVVNIDNGFGAGVFAGLITKIIYEKSSK, from the coding sequence ATGGGTTTAGATTTAAAACAGTTACTTTTAGATTTTAAAAATGGCAAAATAAGTTTGGAAGATGTTGAAAAGCAGATAAAACTTAACTATTTTGAAGAGATTGAAAATATATTAAAGTTAGATGTTAATAGAAAGTTTAGGACAGGTATTCCAGAAGTAGTTTATGGAAAAGGCAAAGAAATTAATGAAATAATAGAGGCAGTATTAAAACTTGCTGAAAAAAATGGTATCGCATTAGCAACAAAAATAGATAATATAGAAAAACTTAGTGATGAAATTAAGAAATATGATTTAAAAAACTATCACATAAAGATTAATAAAAAGGCTAAAACATTAATAATAAAAGATAAAAATTATACTATAAAAAAAATAGGTAAGGTTGGAGTAATAACCGCTGGAACTTCTGATATCCCTATAGCTGAAGAGGCTAAAGAAACCTTAGAAGTAATGGGAGTTGAGGTAATAATATCTTATGATGTAGGCATTGCTGGAATCCATAGATTATTCCCAACATTAAAAAGAATGATTAATAATGAAGTTTGTTGCATAATCGTTATTGCAGGAATGGAAGGGGCTCTTCCCTCAATAGTATCTTCTTTAGTAGATATTCCAGTTATTGGAGTTCCTACATCAACATCTTATGGAATAAAAATTACTCCTCTATTAACTATGCTTCATACTTGCTCTCCGGGGTTGGCAGTTGTTAATATAGACAATGGTTTTGGAGCAGGAGTTTTTGCAGGTTTAATTACTAAAATTATTTATGAAAAATCCTCAAAATGA